CACTACAGCAGATGTGGTTAGCAAAGAGTTTAAAAGTTAGAAAAATGATAAATCGGAGTTTAAAAAAGCAGTAGATTCGATTGTTAGATATGTCGTTACCTGGCATATTTTTGAAAGCCAATCTCTTTGGGGATAGACAAAGGAAGGATGACCAGGACTGCAGTAACGACGATGGTAAACTTTCTATCGGTGTACCAGGGGCCGGCGGCTGCACTGTCTGTGCTGTGAACCATTGCAGCGATCACTGGAGCAGTAAACAAGAGTTGCATGACTTTGGGAGGCTGGGAAACGTAGCATGATGAGGACGAACGGAGAATGAAAACTGAAACATGATTAAAGTCATGCAcaatttaaataaagtaaaagacATCAGGATTTCCACTCAGTCAGCATCTCGGTGAAAGAACGCCCGAGTGACATgagaggcacactgacagagaaaTGCTGAGTGGGGTCATTCTCGATGCTCTTTGCCCTCGTCATTGACAGAACAAGACGTTATGTTTCACTTGCTGCTACGCAAAACATGTAAACTCAGAGGAAAGGCTGATTTTAATCCATTAAAGGGTCATTCTACAAATTTTACTCTGATGTGACCAAAACCAACGCAGCTCATGAGTTGGTTATATACACTCACAGCGATCAAGCTGGTCTCCAATGACGATGAAGAAAGCGATGCACGTGCCGAAGGTGTAGACAGCAATGGCGACTTCACATATGACGCCTGTGACCTTTCCACAAGTGGCTCGAACAACCTCCTGATAGGTGGCTTCATTACTGACCTGAAACCAGCCAGATGATTTTTAATGGTTTATTAATATGTACAAACAAATTTACACCAAAAAGTTTGTCATTCACTATTTTCCGTTGATTGTTATGTAATTAACATGCCGTATGAGAGGGACATTAACGGAGTTTTTCCAGGGTGCTTAAAAAACAGTCCAGACATAAAATGTATTCCATCTGAGGAATAGCACTCATTTATTTTGCATGCCTACTCTCATTTAGCATGCAGCAGCCATATTGATGCTCTTCTGGAGAGCATCGCTGTTAATTATTTAACTTAAAATTAATTAATGAGTAAGTAGGAATTTAGGATGCAGGATCCTTGTTTTTATGTTATTGTTCAGGTGATATGTTCTGTGTCCATTGCACACATTCAATTATCTCTAGAGAATGAATCAAAGTGACtatttgctgtttttttattGCCACCATTTGTTTCAGCACATGAACATTTGAGTGATTGAGGAACTGAAAGTCCTGACTTGTGTGCAAAGTTCTGCATTTGATGCacagaatgaaaaaaatgtttcacAATGGATCTTTTCTTTTAAGCCACAAGTGGGAGAAAATATGAAGGCAGACAAAACGGGTTAGAAGTCTAGGGTTCCATTTGCAATTAAAAGTAAAACTAAGTAAAAGAGTACATACCACAGAGCAGTAGCCAAGGATTACAAGTCCATTGATGATGAAGATCAACATAAACTGAAACACAGAAACAGAACAtttgaacaaaaacacaaaagcatCAGCTGACAGCAGCAGAGATTAAGCCTTGAACAAAACGGAGGACTGATGAGTCCTCACCATCTGAAGAACCACTCCTGCAGTTACTCCTCCTGCCATGCTGAAGGCTGCTGGGAAGTTCAGCAGACCTGCTCCTAGTGCTGCATTCACCACAATGAAAACCGCTCCCAGGGGTGACACATTTTGGTTTCTCTCCTCCAGCTCGGGGCGCGGGACCGAATCCACACTGGGGCTCTGCAAGAGCCATGCTCTTTCCCCAGAGTCACTGCTGCCCATTCCACCCCAGTCCTCAATATCCGTATTGATTGCCATTAGAAAAATGTACAGTGAACCTAAAAGTCTGCGTGAGGACACCTGGATGCAGATAGAAGTGAATGTGCAGATTGATCAGCAAGCAGCTGGAGGTTCTTATCAAGTAGCAGTAAGTCCATTTACTGCTGATGGTTGATCTGTAACGAGACAAAGATTAGACCCCAAAGTGTTGGTAAATAACAGTGAAAGTGTAGTGGTTTTAAAACAATTAATCTTAGAGGTAAAAGCTTTTATAGTTACTGTCTAAGTTAAACACACCTGCGTTTTTCGTCACTATGCGAACACAAATAAACGCAATTTTAGCTGACAGGATCTGATTTTAAACTGTTGAGGTGAATCTGCTGACAGAGAATGTAAGGGAACAAAGGCAGGATGTGGTAAACCCATCGTTTTTCAACAAAAGagagatgagttttttttttatttcatttcatttgagAGAACACCATCGCAGCTCTGTCCAACGGAAGCTAGCGAGAACAAACGAAACCATAATTTTTCAAAACAGACCGCGTATTTATTTAATCACGACAAATAAACTTCATTGTATATTTTAAGAGAAATTATAAAACTATAATAACAGAAAATTACTATTTCATTACCTTCTACCTCCATCTGGGGGAAAGACTGAGCCCCCGATGTGTTTTGGCAGCTTGTTCAAAGTGGAGGACCGGAAGGAATCTTCTTCCTCGCGTGACTCGATACCGTCAATTTTCCGCTCGCAGAGAACTTTGGGAGTTGAAGTTCCTGTTAATGCAAAAACGTACAAAGGAAAGATACATTTTCGAATAAAATTATGCATTTTTGTAGTGATTGGAGCTACTAGAATTTGATGTCAAAACTGACACAAAACCAAAAAATGTTTTATCATAAATAAAATCCAAtctttattcagcatgaccttcATCTTACCctctcctcattcagctctttctaccatTTCTGCCATTGCCAGGACCCACTGATTATCACTTTATTCATTATCTCCTTCCTTACATTTTAGTTTTCTCATTGTGCTATTTTGtatcattttcattcatttttaaattTTTGTCGTTGTGAAGTTGTTTCTTCTAATCAGAATGAAAATTTGTACAAAATTCCCTGATGCATGAAGTGATACGTACATAGTATGTGAAAAAACAAGTACACAAAAAAATGACTCTTCGAATGATTTATTTGTTCTGCAGTGTACATGACCCATGACCTTCAGATCACACAGGAAGCACCAGCATGAGACAAAGCTCCAGAAATATGAGCAAAGGGAATCAAACTCACATTATAATCAGTGTCTCCCAGTTTCAAGGAAGAGATGCAAACACTGAAACAAGACGTCTGAGCAAATGAATGACCTTTTTCCTTCCGAGACGAGACAGTAAACATAGCCGTTGTCAATCCAAATTCATTGGTATGATATTTTAACAAACATGGAAATGTATTAAACAGAAGTCAGTCAATGATATAGTGTTTCAGTACTCTGCTTACTTTTGTTTCACTCTTGACTTTGGTGCTTATTTAGCATTCAGGGTTTTCAAAAGACCAGCTGAGACTGCTGCCTTGTGGTCACTTAGATTGAAACCATAAGATTTACAAAACCTGTAGGAAAAGAACTGAAAATAAGAGAAGAGCCATTTgtaaataaagacaaataaacaATAAAGAACTGAATGACTGATCAGGTTAAACTAATAGATAACCTGACAAATACCTATATATCCAGTAATTCCAAACTTAAATATTGTCACACATAGTTTTAAGTGCTACACCACCATTATTACATAAatctaataaaaaaataaagctttTCCTACAAGCTTCCACAAAGCAACAGAGATCTCAACCTGCATCTGAAGCTATTATAGATTACCTCAAGGTGTTTGTTGTTTAAATGGGTGAATGAGCCCACAGCAGGTCAAGAGTGTACATTTAGTAGGACAATAGTTCACAGATGACTCCGTGTAATAAATAGGATATCGAGCTCAAAAaggaaaaacagattttttttactttgctagGGGATCCCGATCAGTGAAAAAGCTGAAAAACCCGAAAATAAACAACCGTTAAATTTAATTATGAAATCCAGATAAGAAAAGGAACGACTAAAGGCCGAGCTCTTCTCTAAAAAGGTGGAATGGAGGAGTAACGCATGACGCTCCTCAACGCTGCAGCTTTGATTCGGATGTTCTTCCTCTCTACTTGGTGACTGCGTGGATCGCCTCGGCCAGGTAGCCCACGTTTCCCGAGGACACGCCTGCCATGGAAATTCTACCATCCTTGGTCATGTAGACAGAAAACTCCTTCGTCAGACGCtcaacctgcagaaaaagaaaagGAACCAAACTGTAAACAGACTCATCACAGATTTGACAGAAGGCAGAAAATCCTCCCTCAATAACGAATGTAacgaataaacaaataaaagtagCAGAAACaatagggttttttttttttttgcttccatcCCTTAGAGCAGGCAAGTCTGCATACCTGTTCGGGTTTGAGCCCCGTGAAGCAGAACATCCCAATCTGGTCGATGACGTGCTGCCAGTTGTGGGAGGAACCCTGCTTTTTCAAACCTGCCACCAGCTGTTCTCTCATCTTAATGATGCGGTTGGCCATACCATGGACTTCCTCcaacctacagccacaaaaacaaaacaaatccccATTAAATTAAAATCCATCTGTTtggtacaaataaaaaaaaaactttagctGTTATTCCTACCAGACAGAGCGCAGGTCTGGTGTGTTCAGAATGGTGGAAGCGATTCTGGCGCCGTTCACTGGTGGATTGGAGTAAATTGGCCTGATCAGGATCTTAAGTTGAGACTCAACCCTTTTTGCCTCTTCTGCATCGCTGCACACAACAGTGAAGCCTCCCACGCGCTCACCTGTCAGGGTTGAGATGAATGAGTAAACTGTATGTGGTACGGATTCTTAAAGGCTGTTATTCCACAGGCACAGAAGGAGTTATGCACAAAAAATTGAGAAGCCACAGTGAAAGCTGAAAGACTTTCATATAACGTACTCCTAATCAACCAATGTGTTCAGTAAGCCATAACCCTGCCTCTCCAGTGGGTGGTGACAAAATACACGCAAGTGCTGCAATTAGGAGCTTTTACTGACCATACAGGCCCATATTCTTAGCAAAGGACTGAGACAGGAGGATGTTGTTGCCCTGCTCGATGAAGTGGCGTACAGCCCAGGCATCACGGTCGATGTCGCCGCTAGCGAAGCCCTGATACGCCATGTCGAAGAACACCAGCAGGTTTCTTTTCTGCAGGAACAGAATAAAATCAACCTGTTGGTGTCCAACTTGCCTTCCATGCTACTTCTTTTATTACGAGACTAAATAAGAGCAACCCATTTAATCCAAGCATTCCTCCATTTCCACTCACCTTGACAATGTCAGCAATCTCTTTCCACTGTTCGGGCCTGGGGTCCACACCCGTGGGGTTGTGAGCACATGCATGAAGCAGAATTACGCTCTTCTCTGGGATTTTCTGTGATGGAAAAATGTATGAAATGTATGAACAGCCATCTACAAATGTCCAGTTTTTATCACAAACATCAAAAAATAACCagcatctttaaaaaaaaataaagaaaaatttgCCTTAAATTGGAAACGAAAGATCTATAAATTCAACTTCAGGAATGAACTTTAATCTTTACTTACAGAAATGTCCTCCAGAGCCCCTTTGAAGTCAAAGCCACAGGTGGAGGGGTCGTAGTATCTGTACGCTTTGAGCTGCATGCCAGCATCTCTGAAGATGGGCGTGTGGTTTCCCCAGGAAGGTTTAGGCAGATACACGTCAAGTGGGCCTGAATGGAATCGAGCCTGTGGCAGAGAAACATCCATAAAAACACATAACAGTACACCTTTTAATTATCCCTGGGTCTTTAACTTAAGAGAGTAAATCTAACTTACCAAATAGTTTCCTCCAATACGCAAAGATCCAGTTCCTGAGATTGTTTGAACAGTGATGCTCTGTTAAGAAAACAAATGTCGATGCACTGATTTGGATTTTAGCGACAGGCATAAAGTTTTTAAATAATGATTGCTTTGAGAACACAAACTCACCCTGCCACTCTTTAACACCTCATTGTCAGCACCAAGAGCCAGCTGGGCACAGGATTTGTTAAATTCACCTAGACCACCGATGGGGAGATACTCCTTATCGAGCTGTTTGGATGCAATCAGAGCCTCTGCCTAGAAAATGATACAAAACGTGTACAAAACCTCTCAGTTAATGACATTTATTCTCAACATCTAGAATAGGATAGAAAATTCCTTTATTGTCTCTCTGAGGGAAATGTAGGTGTGGTTTAGCTATTTATCCATTTTATGGTCCAGTTGAGTTCAGGATGGCAAGACTTCAGAAACCTTACTAGTGACAAGCAAGTATAATTGCAAATCATCCTACTTCCTGTCTGAGAAAAGCAAATACGTCCAACATGAGAAAGTTTGTAAATTCGATTATTTGACCTTGCGAACGCAGGTGAGAACAAACGGCTTTCCTTGGTCATCTCTGTAGGCTCCAACTCCCAGATTCATCTTCTTGGGGTTTGTGTCCCTCTTGAAGGCCTCTGTCACCCCCAGGATGGGGTCTGGGGGACCCATCTGCACTCCAGCCCACCAAGAGCTGCAGAAAAATACAAACCCTCATGATGACAGGAATCACTTATTAGAGGtagtcattttttttttttttacatgaaccCTTATATGAACATCAGTAACTCAATTTTACGTAGTCTTAATATTTTATTGACCTTGTGTGACGAACTGCTTTCTGGTCAAAATGCATAAACAACACTTAAAAAACGTAGTCCTAATAATCCTTTCACAAAGACCCCTAATAACACACAACTGTTGAGTTTCAGGGAACAAGCATAATTAGTTTCAAAGTCTAAAAATAAGCACATTAAACAAAAGGACGTCTGTATCTAAAATGTGAGCTCTTACTCAAGgggtgtgagtgtgagagagagagagagagagagagagagagagagagagagagagagagagagaaagagagagaaagagagagagagagagagagagaaagagagagagagaaagagagagagagagagagaaagagagaaagagagaaagagagagagagagagagagaaagagagagagagagagagagagagaaagagagagagagagagagagagagaaagagagagagagagaaagagagagagagagaaagagaaagagagagagttttAGCTGCATTTAACCTAATTTATGACTAAATGCTGGTCATTCTACACATTAAAGCTAAGCATAATCTAAATGCTGATAAAGGTCAAATAAAGGCTGCACAACACGCTAAGTGATGTAGGTTTTAtcggatggtggcacaggagttaagtgctcgccctgtaatcgaaaggttgcaggttcgagccccactcagtctattgctgttgttgtgtccttgggcaagacacttaaccccccttgcctgctggtggtggtcggagggaccggtgatacACTGACagggcctcgcctccgtcagtgtggcCCAGgggagctgtggctacatcgtagctcatccccaccagggtgtgaatgtgtgtgtgaatgggtgaatgactgattgtgttgtgaagtgcggggtgggggggtggggggttccaggactctagaaggtgctatatcaaatacaggccatttattatTTATACAAACATTTAAGGTTGCTTGATAAATGTCAAAAATGTTGAATTAATAAAGGTTGTTGAAAGTTATGACCTCAACTGCACTCCCACGCTCTAGCCTGTCATTGTCTCAAGTTTCTTCCACTTTGTAAATCACCCAAACTTTGCAGCTAAATTTAGGACAGAACCTTTTGTAAAGGGCAATGGTCTCTGACCCTCAGAAACGAGTATAGATGATTAGGCTTAATCTATAGTGATTTTATTGAGTGGCAAGAATATTATTTTGCTCTGAAAATGTGTAGAATAAAGATTTGCGGAGTTTTAAAGTCTTGttgtaatatagttttttttaagtagTAAAGAATCCCACAGAACACAATTTttacaaagaagaaaaaaaaacttggtaTAACTTAAGAGCAGTGATTTCTAGTCCCGGTCTTTGAGGGCCATTATTCTGCATTTTTACAACATCTCCAACTAGAGGTCAACCGATACTAGTTATTCCATTGCCAATACCAATGTCGATATTTTGAGTCAATTTTCACGGCCAATACCTAAAAGTGTTTCACATTATTTACAAGCTAAAATGCCACTAATACTATCAGGTTATGACCAAAATTTCTGAATCACTTTTTGAACActtaaatcttaattttgtgcactgctcagtgttaaaatcaaacATCTCCCTAAAGTTAATCAAACTAATCAAATTAACTGAACAAGTATTAAATGTTCAAAACTGGAATATAAAAAGAAATTAAAGTAGAAAAATTATTTCTAaagcatttattatgcagatgcccaGTGGCGTGtctttaaatcagctttactaaTTAATTATATTGGCCAATGCTTGAATCGGGTGTGTTGGAACAGGAAATACACCAAAACATGCAGGGAAATTGCACTCAGGAACCAGGGTTGGAACACTTACAGAACTGAAACTGGGTTTTAAATCAAACCACATATTTCTCCCCACTTATGTAGTTCTATACAAA
This genomic window from Nothobranchius furzeri strain GRZ-AD chromosome 9, NfurGRZ-RIMD1, whole genome shotgun sequence contains:
- the got2b gene encoding glutamic-oxaloacetic transaminase 2b, mitochondrial, whose product is MALLKSNKVISSLGNVCPALGALSIRYSSWWAGVQMGPPDPILGVTEAFKRDTNPKKMNLGVGAYRDDQGKPFVLTCVRKAEALIASKQLDKEYLPIGGLGEFNKSCAQLALGADNEVLKSGRSITVQTISGTGSLRIGGNYLARFHSGPLDVYLPKPSWGNHTPIFRDAGMQLKAYRYYDPSTCGFDFKGALEDISKIPEKSVILLHACAHNPTGVDPRPEQWKEIADIVKKRNLLVFFDMAYQGFASGDIDRDAWAVRHFIEQGNNILLSQSFAKNMGLYGERVGGFTVVCSDAEEAKRVESQLKILIRPIYSNPPVNGARIASTILNTPDLRSVWLEEVHGMANRIIKMREQLVAGLKKQGSSHNWQHVIDQIGMFCFTGLKPEQVERLTKEFSVYMTKDGRISMAGVSSGNVGYLAEAIHAVTK